The following proteins are co-located in the Nonlabens ponticola genome:
- a CDS encoding RluA family pseudouridine synthase, translated as MQLDPNRILYEDNHLIAVNKFSGDLVQGDKTGDVTLPDLIKEYIAVKYDKPGAVYLGVTHRLDRPTSGVVIFTKTSKALSRMNKLFADHKTDKTYWAVVEGQVKKKSEKLVHYLLRNPKQNKSYAHDHEVPNSKKAVLTYSLLKKLDNYTALEIQLETGRHHQIRSQLSKVGKVIKGDLKYGARRSNKDASIHLHARSLSFIHPVKKELITIIAPVPAHDAIWKAVSS; from the coding sequence ATGCAACTAGATCCTAATCGCATATTATATGAGGACAATCATTTGATTGCCGTCAATAAATTTTCTGGTGATTTGGTTCAAGGAGATAAGACAGGTGATGTCACCTTACCAGATCTAATCAAGGAATACATAGCCGTTAAATATGACAAACCTGGCGCCGTTTACCTAGGCGTTACTCACAGGCTGGATCGCCCGACAAGCGGCGTTGTGATTTTTACCAAAACTTCCAAAGCGCTCTCGCGCATGAATAAGCTATTTGCAGATCATAAAACCGATAAAACTTATTGGGCAGTGGTTGAAGGTCAAGTCAAGAAGAAAAGTGAGAAATTAGTTCACTACTTGTTGCGCAACCCTAAGCAAAACAAAAGCTATGCCCACGATCACGAGGTTCCCAATTCTAAAAAAGCGGTACTCACCTACTCGCTTCTCAAGAAATTGGATAATTATACGGCACTAGAAATTCAACTAGAAACAGGACGCCATCATCAAATACGATCCCAGCTAAGCAAAGTTGGCAAGGTAATTAAAGGTGATTTAAAATATGGTGCGCGTCGCAGTAATAAAGATGCCAGCATCCATTTACATGCCCGATCGCTATCTTTTATACATCCTGTCAAGAAAGAACTTATAACGATTATTGCGCCGGTACCTGCGCACGATGCTATCTGGAAAGCCGTATCTTCCTAA
- a CDS encoding GTP cyclohydrolase yields the protein MSLTVQRITSRKDIKKFVKFPMELYKDNPYYVPPIINDEIDNFDPDKNQVFQNADCWLFLAYRESKIVGRIAAIINHLEVKEQGKPKMRFGWLDMIDDIEVTKALLAEVRKIGSENKLEYTEGPVGFTLMDKAGMLVKGYDELATMITWYNHPYYKEHLEQLGYIKSAEWVEFKFIPPNPIPERFHKFADLIAKRYELTTLKFKNIKEVEPYVDAMFELLNQTYSNLVTFVPIQQYQIDLYREKYLPFINPDYLECVVDKEGKLVAFAITMPSFSKALQKAKGKLWPFGFMHLLKAKKKNDRAAFYLIGIHPRLQGKGVTAMMFRNVTQNFMDYGIELCETNPELEDNIAVQALWKDYEPILHKRRRIYRKDL from the coding sequence ATGAGTTTAACTGTTCAACGTATTACCTCACGCAAGGATATTAAAAAGTTTGTCAAGTTTCCCATGGAGCTTTACAAGGATAATCCATACTACGTACCTCCTATTATAAATGACGAGATCGACAATTTTGATCCTGATAAAAATCAGGTTTTTCAAAATGCAGATTGCTGGCTATTTCTTGCTTATCGCGAAAGCAAAATAGTAGGACGCATCGCTGCAATCATCAATCATCTAGAAGTAAAAGAGCAAGGCAAACCTAAGATGCGATTCGGTTGGTTAGATATGATCGACGATATTGAAGTGACTAAAGCTTTACTCGCCGAAGTTCGAAAGATAGGCAGCGAGAACAAGCTAGAGTACACAGAAGGTCCAGTAGGTTTTACGCTTATGGATAAAGCAGGAATGCTTGTTAAAGGTTATGATGAGCTAGCCACCATGATTACCTGGTACAATCATCCTTATTATAAGGAACATCTAGAACAACTAGGCTACATAAAAAGTGCTGAATGGGTCGAGTTTAAATTCATACCACCCAACCCAATTCCAGAACGCTTCCACAAGTTTGCAGATCTCATCGCCAAAAGATATGAGCTCACCACCTTGAAGTTCAAGAATATCAAAGAAGTAGAGCCCTATGTCGATGCCATGTTTGAATTGCTCAATCAGACCTATTCAAACCTGGTAACCTTCGTGCCTATCCAGCAATATCAGATCGATCTTTATCGTGAAAAGTACCTGCCGTTTATCAATCCAGATTATTTGGAATGCGTGGTGGATAAAGAAGGTAAGCTGGTAGCATTTGCCATTACGATGCCCTCATTTTCTAAAGCTCTTCAAAAAGCAAAAGGAAAACTATGGCCTTTTGGTTTTATGCATTTATTGAAAGCTAAAAAGAAAAATGATCGTGCAGCTTTTTACCTGATAGGTATTCATCCACGTTTACAGGGTAAAGGTGTTACCGCGATGATGTTCCGCAACGTGACGCAAAACTTTATGGATTATGGCATTGAGTTGTGTGAGACCAATCCAGAGCTTGAGGATAATATAGCGGTACAAGCTCTATGGAAAGACTATGAACCTATCCTACACAAGCGACGTCGTATTTACCGCAAGGATTTATAA
- a CDS encoding transporter has product MRIALVVVLSLPLFAIAQYTETINTNNPGRSQGAFSVGTNVVQFEGSAFYRSEEHDILRYERDFTGLAFQIRYGFLVEELELSYFGTFNSVDETINRGFGSVDNSFSNFSRSTIGAKYLVFDPIKKWGEREINIYSYKDNRRIKWRDLIPAVSVYVGANFDLSERNSLLPPGDPSISPRFELITQNNWGPWALVLNFIADRATTDFPSYGGIATMTHSINRRWAAFGEFQTLISDFYSDDIGRAGVAYLINQDWQVDASGAVNFKDTPSFYQVNVGMSYRLDFHKDPAPKQ; this is encoded by the coding sequence ATGAGAATCGCACTGGTAGTCGTATTGTCTTTACCACTATTTGCGATCGCTCAATATACTGAGACCATTAATACTAATAATCCTGGGCGCTCACAAGGAGCATTTTCAGTTGGTACAAATGTGGTGCAATTTGAAGGTTCTGCTTTTTACCGTAGCGAGGAGCATGATATCCTTAGATATGAAAGAGATTTTACAGGACTTGCATTCCAGATACGATATGGATTTCTCGTTGAAGAATTAGAGCTCTCTTATTTTGGGACTTTTAACAGTGTTGATGAGACTATTAATCGTGGTTTTGGTAGCGTTGATAACAGTTTTTCTAACTTTTCTCGCAGCACGATTGGAGCAAAGTATCTGGTATTCGATCCAATTAAAAAATGGGGCGAGCGCGAGATTAATATCTATAGCTACAAAGACAATCGACGCATTAAATGGCGTGATCTCATTCCAGCGGTTTCTGTTTATGTAGGAGCTAATTTTGATTTGAGCGAGAGAAACTCCTTGCTGCCACCAGGAGATCCTAGCATCTCACCGCGATTTGAGTTGATTACACAAAACAATTGGGGTCCTTGGGCACTTGTTCTCAATTTCATTGCCGATCGTGCTACTACGGATTTTCCTAGCTATGGTGGTATTGCAACCATGACGCATAGCATTAATCGCCGCTGGGCAGCATTCGGTGAGTTTCAAACCTTGATTTCTGACTTTTACAGTGACGACATAGGTCGTGCTGGCGTAGCCTATTTGATTAATCAGGACTGGCAAGTTGACGCCAGTGGCGCGGTCAATTTTAAGGATACGCCCAGTTTTTATCAGGTCAATGTAGGTATGAGTTACCGACTTGATTTTCACAAAGACCCAGCGCCAAAGCAGTAA
- a CDS encoding DUF4834 family protein: protein MKLLQAVLIILLVYMTVRIVVKYFGKSILRWAGAKAMERVQRNFNQENSTSAKRSTVAEGEVKVERKSTTQRARSNPNKTVGEYVDYEEID, encoded by the coding sequence TTGAAATTATTACAGGCCGTTCTTATCATTCTATTAGTATATATGACGGTGCGCATCGTTGTAAAATACTTTGGCAAATCTATTTTGAGATGGGCTGGAGCGAAGGCTATGGAGCGCGTACAGCGCAACTTTAACCAAGAAAATAGCACAAGTGCAAAGAGGTCAACGGTTGCTGAAGGTGAAGTTAAAGTAGAGCGCAAATCAACTACTCAACGTGCTCGCAGTAATCCAAATAAAACAGTAGGCGAGTACGTGGACTATGAAGAAATTGATTAA
- a CDS encoding YfhO family protein: MSFDFKKIAPHLVVFVIFIIAALAYFHPVLSNKKLYQSDIVQYKGNARQLIENRAETGEEIYWTNAVFGGMPTYQLGARYPYDFIDALDRGLRFMPRPADYLFLYFISFYVLMLVLRVDWQLGLIGAFAFGFSTYLVIILGVGHNAKAHAIAYFPLVLSGIILVFQKRYVIGGLLTALAVALELQANHPQMTYYLFIATVILGIAYLIDAVRRQQLPHYFKSVAIMAVAALIGLGTNAANLLATQQYSQESTRGPSDLTISAQGESVQPTDGLAYDYITQYSYGLTESFNLIIPRFAGGGSGARPDEDSNTVEFLEKLGLPKASAMDFVQNQVPLYWGDQIIVEAPAYIGITVFFLAVIALFLIKGRLKWWTLGTAILALLLSYGKNLDFLTRFFVDYVPLYDKFRAVTSIQVLIELVIPILAVVGLYQLFNKNNKLEEKGKALLYAAIGVGGLLAVFAAFGNQLFDFAGAYDAAYLQQEQLGSGFVDALRQDRFEVMRADSLRGLFYIGVISLALWLYFKSKLQENAVLIIVGIFILVDLVSFDLNYVNEDDYVSASQYDNAFQRTPIDEQVLQDDGYFRVYDQLMNPFNSARAPYFHNALGGYHGAKPRRIQEIADFYLFDPQLGMRSGLNEQNQQILSMFNVKYLIDVDEEGLQLVENRENLGAAWFVKELQVVNNADEEMLALANLDGKKRAIMQQSELEKISLSNISVDSTAQIRLISHSPEQMVYQSTNSSDALAVFSEAYYPHGWIATIDGLEVPIARANYALRALKVPAGSHKIEFTFEPDVVETGTAIMLTSNVLLILLLLGGTFYLVRKKN, translated from the coding sequence ATGAGCTTTGACTTTAAAAAAATAGCACCGCATCTAGTGGTGTTTGTCATTTTTATAATTGCCGCTTTAGCTTACTTTCATCCAGTTCTCAGCAATAAAAAACTTTACCAAAGCGACATCGTCCAGTACAAAGGAAATGCTCGCCAACTCATAGAAAATAGGGCAGAGACTGGTGAGGAAATTTATTGGACCAATGCCGTTTTTGGCGGGATGCCTACTTATCAACTAGGCGCTCGATATCCTTATGACTTTATAGATGCATTGGATCGCGGATTGCGCTTCATGCCGCGACCAGCTGATTATTTGTTTCTCTATTTTATTAGTTTTTATGTGTTGATGCTGGTGTTGAGAGTTGACTGGCAGCTAGGATTGATAGGTGCATTTGCCTTTGGATTCTCGACATATCTAGTAATTATTCTAGGTGTAGGCCACAATGCCAAGGCTCATGCCATCGCTTATTTCCCACTCGTGTTAAGTGGTATTATTCTGGTTTTTCAAAAGCGTTATGTAATAGGTGGGTTGCTCACGGCGCTTGCCGTTGCGCTAGAATTGCAGGCCAACCATCCACAAATGACTTATTACTTGTTTATTGCGACAGTCATTCTGGGTATTGCATATCTCATTGATGCCGTGCGTCGCCAGCAATTGCCTCATTATTTCAAATCTGTCGCGATTATGGCCGTTGCCGCGTTAATAGGTTTAGGGACCAATGCTGCAAATTTGCTAGCCACGCAGCAGTATAGTCAAGAAAGTACTCGTGGACCTTCTGATCTTACTATTTCAGCTCAAGGCGAAAGCGTGCAGCCCACAGACGGTCTTGCATATGACTATATCACTCAATATAGTTATGGCCTTACCGAGAGCTTTAACCTAATCATACCTAGGTTTGCTGGCGGCGGCAGTGGCGCTAGACCAGATGAAGATTCTAATACTGTTGAGTTTTTAGAAAAATTAGGTTTACCTAAAGCTAGCGCGATGGATTTTGTACAAAATCAAGTGCCCTTATATTGGGGCGACCAGATCATCGTCGAGGCACCAGCCTATATAGGAATTACGGTGTTCTTTCTGGCCGTCATTGCTTTATTCTTAATTAAAGGAAGACTCAAATGGTGGACGTTGGGAACAGCTATTTTGGCACTCTTACTTTCTTATGGAAAGAACTTAGATTTTCTTACTCGATTCTTCGTGGATTATGTGCCATTATATGACAAATTTAGAGCGGTTACTTCTATACAGGTATTGATTGAGTTGGTCATCCCAATTCTAGCAGTAGTCGGGTTGTATCAATTATTCAATAAGAACAACAAGCTGGAAGAAAAAGGTAAGGCATTGCTGTATGCAGCCATAGGTGTTGGCGGTTTGCTTGCCGTATTTGCAGCATTCGGTAATCAATTATTTGATTTTGCAGGAGCTTATGATGCAGCTTACTTGCAACAAGAACAATTAGGCAGTGGCTTTGTCGATGCCTTGAGGCAAGATCGATTTGAAGTGATGCGAGCAGATAGTTTACGTGGCTTGTTTTACATAGGCGTGATTAGTCTTGCTTTATGGTTGTATTTTAAATCAAAGTTGCAAGAAAACGCGGTACTCATAATTGTTGGGATTTTTATTCTAGTGGATTTAGTAAGTTTTGATTTGAACTATGTAAACGAGGATGATTATGTGAGCGCTAGCCAATATGACAATGCATTTCAGCGCACGCCTATAGATGAGCAGGTGTTACAAGATGATGGTTACTTCAGGGTTTATGATCAATTGATGAATCCTTTCAATAGTGCAAGAGCGCCTTATTTTCATAATGCTTTAGGTGGTTATCATGGTGCCAAGCCACGTCGCATTCAGGAGATAGCAGACTTCTATCTTTTTGATCCACAATTGGGAATGCGCTCAGGCCTCAACGAGCAAAATCAACAGATCTTGAGCATGTTCAATGTCAAGTATTTGATCGACGTTGATGAGGAAGGTTTACAATTAGTTGAGAATAGAGAAAACTTGGGTGCCGCATGGTTTGTGAAAGAGTTGCAAGTAGTCAATAACGCTGATGAAGAAATGCTAGCACTAGCAAACCTTGATGGTAAGAAACGAGCTATCATGCAGCAATCAGAACTGGAGAAAATAAGTTTGAGTAATATCTCTGTAGATTCCACAGCACAAATCAGATTGATCAGTCACTCACCAGAACAAATGGTGTATCAAAGCACCAATAGCAGCGATGCACTTGCCGTATTTTCTGAGGCCTATTATCCGCATGGTTGGATTGCAACTATTGATGGATTAGAAGTTCCTATCGCCAGGGCAAACTATGCCTTGCGTGCGCTCAAGGTTCCTGCTGGTAGCCATAAGATAGAATTCACTTTTGAACCAGACGTAGTTGAGACCGGAACGGCTATCATGTTGACAAGCAACGTCTTGCTGATTTTGCTATTGCTAGGAGGTACTTTTTATCTCGTACGTAAAAAGAACTGA